From Pirellulales bacterium, one genomic window encodes:
- a CDS encoding Uma2 family endonuclease produces MAIVTEQRVAPLTAGDQLTRDEFLRRWEADPNIKLAELIEGTVYAPFRNAIEHGDMVGGVADWLSTYHIATAGTAGGRSTTLLMLDDAPQPDLSLRLLPQCGGAAWMEGRYLRGTPELLAEVSVSTASYDLHQKLRLYQSAGIPEYLAVVVFEREIRWHALVDGRYQFLSPDIDGLYRSRVFPGLWLDGQALLSGNLRQVLDRLQQGLRSDEHERFVAQLAARRKA; encoded by the coding sequence ATGGCAATTGTAACCGAACAGCGCGTCGCGCCGCTGACGGCCGGCGATCAATTGACCCGCGACGAGTTCTTGCGCCGTTGGGAAGCTGATCCGAACATCAAGCTGGCCGAGTTGATCGAAGGGACCGTCTACGCGCCTTTCCGCAATGCGATCGAGCATGGCGACATGGTCGGCGGAGTGGCGGATTGGTTGAGCACCTATCATATCGCAACAGCAGGTACGGCCGGCGGCAGGAGTACCACGTTGTTGATGCTCGACGACGCCCCGCAACCCGACCTGAGTTTGCGCCTGCTGCCGCAATGTGGCGGCGCAGCGTGGATGGAGGGCCGTTATCTGCGCGGCACGCCCGAGTTGCTTGCGGAGGTTTCTGTTTCTACCGCCTCCTACGATCTGCACCAGAAACTCAGGCTTTACCAGTCGGCCGGCATTCCCGAATACCTGGCCGTGGTGGTCTTCGAACGGGAAATCCGCTGGCACGCGCTCGTCGACGGCCGCTACCAGTTTCTTTCGCCCGACATCGACGGACTTTATCGCTCGCGAGTCTTTCCCGGCCTTTGGCTCGATGGCCAGGCTCTTTTGTCGGGCAACCTGCGGCAGGTGCTCGACCGCTTGCAGCAGGGTTTGCGGTCTGACGAGCACGAGCGATTTGTGGCCCAGTTGGCCGCCCGACGCAAGGCATAG
- a CDS encoding Uma2 family endonuclease, producing MAIVESQPTALTINDLAELFGNMPAWRIRNVPAPGTATENDVVDVEEREDRLCELVDGVLVEKTVGYEESCLTVDLITLLNSFVKAHKLGKVSGPDGMMRLFPGLVRIPDIAFASSKRFSQRRGSRKMPHLVPDLAVEVLSEDNTPKEMSRKLDDYFDAGVRLVWFVDPRKRTVEAFSGKKSSKVLAEPETLTGGKVLPGFSVPLEELFADVERDPPPARKKRSR from the coding sequence ATGGCCATCGTCGAAAGCCAACCCACCGCCTTAACCATCAACGATCTCGCGGAGCTCTTTGGAAATATGCCCGCTTGGCGCATCCGTAATGTGCCGGCGCCGGGCACGGCGACGGAAAACGACGTGGTCGATGTCGAAGAGCGCGAAGACCGGCTTTGCGAGCTCGTCGACGGCGTGTTGGTGGAGAAGACTGTGGGTTATGAAGAATCTTGCTTGACGGTTGACCTGATAACCCTGCTGAACAGCTTCGTGAAAGCTCACAAGCTCGGCAAAGTCTCGGGCCCCGATGGCATGATGCGGCTGTTTCCCGGTCTCGTGCGCATTCCGGACATTGCTTTCGCATCGTCGAAGAGATTTTCGCAGCGTCGTGGTTCGAGAAAGATGCCGCACCTTGTGCCCGATTTGGCCGTGGAGGTGCTGAGCGAAGACAACACACCCAAGGAAATGTCGCGAAAGCTGGACGACTATTTCGACGCGGGCGTGCGTCTGGTTTGGTTCGTCGATCCGCGAAAGCGCACCGTGGAGGCGTTCAGCGGCAAGAAGTCGTCGAAGGTGCTGGCTGAACCTGAAACCCTGACCGGGGGAAAGGTCTTGCCCGGCTTCTCCGTGCCGCTGGAAGAGTTGTTTGCCGACGTGGAGCGAGATCCTCCTCCGGCGCGAAAAAAGCGGTCGCGATAG
- the epsC gene encoding serine O-acetyltransferase EpsC, translated as MASDFRLKEQLPELTRRIVETYSQVGTINHLAHCPLPNYEVVIEITEALKEILYPGYRRREGLHFGNVLYHVGDLIDGLHDKLTVQIGRALRHEANGSTCREEDVDFEALGQAKALQFLEQLPELRHLLALDARAAYEGDPAVKCPDEVVFCYPGFEAVTVYRLAHLLWDLEVPLVPRMMTEWAHSKTGIDIHPGARIGRHFFIDHGTGVVIGETCQIGDRVKLYQGVTLGALSFPTDGDGQLVRGTKRHPTIEDRVVIYANATVLGGNTVIGHDSVIGSNVWLTRSVGPRTTVVLEKPKLRMRAESDELQPEMNYQI; from the coding sequence ATGGCCTCCGACTTCCGACTCAAGGAACAGTTGCCTGAACTGACCCGCCGCATCGTCGAGACCTACTCACAGGTCGGCACGATCAACCACCTGGCCCATTGCCCGTTGCCGAACTATGAAGTGGTGATCGAGATCACCGAGGCGTTGAAGGAGATTCTCTACCCCGGCTATCGGCGTCGCGAGGGGCTGCACTTCGGCAACGTGCTGTATCACGTCGGCGATCTGATCGACGGCCTGCACGACAAGCTCACGGTGCAAATCGGCCGCGCCCTGCGGCACGAGGCCAACGGCTCGACCTGCCGCGAGGAAGACGTCGATTTTGAGGCGCTGGGGCAGGCCAAGGCCCTTCAGTTCCTGGAGCAGTTGCCCGAATTGCGGCACCTGCTGGCGCTCGACGCGCGGGCGGCCTACGAAGGCGACCCGGCCGTAAAATGCCCCGACGAAGTCGTCTTCTGCTATCCCGGCTTCGAGGCCGTCACGGTCTACCGCCTGGCGCATCTGTTGTGGGATTTGGAGGTGCCGCTGGTGCCGCGAATGATGACCGAATGGGCGCACAGCAAGACGGGCATCGACATCCATCCCGGCGCCCGCATCGGCCGGCACTTTTTCATCGACCACGGTACGGGCGTGGTCATCGGCGAGACGTGCCAGATCGGCGATCGCGTGAAGCTCTATCAGGGCGTGACGCTGGGTGCCTTGAGCTTCCCGACCGACGGCGACGGTCAGCTCGTGCGCGGCACCAAGCGGCATCCGACGATTGAAGACCGCGTGGTGATCTATGCCAATGCCACCGTGCTGGGCGGCAACACGGTGATCGGCCACGACAGCGTGATCGGCTCGAACGTCTGGCTGACGCGAAGCGTGGGGCCGCGCACGACCGTGGTGCTCGAAAAGCCCAAGCTCCGCATGCGGGCCGAGAGCGACGAGCTGCAGCCGGAAATGAATTACCAGATTTAA